Proteins co-encoded in one Candidatus Thiodictyon syntrophicum genomic window:
- a CDS encoding PilW family protein gives MTRPLITAMSGGLPAYRRGAQVGRAGAGLALVEIMIALALGLVVIAALGQLYSGSLQTYRLSDALARLDENGRFAVDFLANDIRMAGYLSCGGESARIGNSVNPPVNSGDNWIYDTRGLAGYDGEAGSPPTSFSDRVSGTDILIVRRASLEVERRVILNDSTAGTIKLQVDHGFKVGEILVVSNPSCTQASLFQVSGTLNLDHPEQSDVFDAVKYGPAAGLDLGNCTGALFGTFNCSQQAVAETGVFRPGSVVSRYAVHAYYVTAGTLTQPPILVRKRLTQANGQATLITEELIRDVENFQVLYGRDTTADTNHRVDDYVSANLVTNWAAVVSIRFALLIRSREANVRSETASPSYDLLGATVTPTADRRIRRSFGGVVALRNYLP, from the coding sequence ATGACCAGACCCCTCATCACCGCGATGTCCGGCGGACTGCCGGCGTACCGCCGCGGAGCCCAGGTCGGTCGCGCGGGGGCGGGGCTGGCCTTGGTCGAGATCATGATCGCGCTCGCCCTTGGCCTGGTGGTCATTGCAGCGCTGGGCCAACTCTACTCCGGCAGCCTGCAGACCTATCGGCTGAGCGACGCCTTGGCACGGCTCGATGAAAACGGCCGTTTCGCCGTCGATTTTCTTGCCAACGACATCCGGATGGCCGGCTACCTCTCCTGCGGCGGCGAATCCGCACGCATCGGCAACAGCGTGAACCCCCCGGTGAACAGCGGCGACAATTGGATCTACGACACCCGCGGACTCGCGGGCTACGACGGCGAGGCCGGCTCCCCCCCGACGAGCTTTAGCGACCGGGTCTCGGGTACGGACATCCTCATCGTGCGGCGCGCCTCATTGGAGGTGGAGCGCAGAGTGATCTTGAACGACTCCACCGCCGGCACCATCAAACTCCAGGTCGATCACGGCTTCAAGGTCGGCGAGATCCTGGTGGTCTCCAATCCCAGTTGCACGCAGGCCTCGCTGTTCCAGGTAAGCGGGACCCTGAATCTGGATCACCCTGAGCAATCCGATGTATTCGACGCCGTCAAGTACGGACCGGCCGCTGGTTTAGACCTCGGAAACTGTACCGGCGCCCTGTTCGGTACCTTCAATTGCAGCCAACAGGCCGTCGCCGAGACCGGAGTGTTTCGTCCTGGATCGGTGGTCAGCCGCTACGCGGTTCACGCCTACTATGTGACCGCCGGGACCCTCACGCAACCGCCCATCCTCGTGCGCAAACGCCTGACTCAGGCGAACGGCCAGGCCACGCTGATCACCGAAGAACTGATCCGCGACGTGGAGAATTTCCAGGTCCTCTACGGCCGCGATACGACCGCCGATACCAACCACCGGGTGGACGATTATGTGAGCGCGAATCTCGTCACGAATTGGGCTGCGGTGGTGAGTATCCGGTTCGCCCTCCTCATCCGCTCCCGTGAGGCGAATGTCCGGTCTGAGACGGCCAGCCCTTCCTATGACCTGCTCGGCGCAACCGTGACGCCGACGGCCGATCGGCGCATCCGTCGCAGCTTCGGCGGCGTGGTCGCCTTACGCAACTATCTGCCATGA
- the pilV gene encoding type IV pilus modification protein PilV — protein MNTGTRAPPGQRTAGHPSRRYHGGFTLVEVLITAVVTMIALTGLATLQVLTLRAANSSLQRSQATALAYEIIDRMRLNRGASGLTDTALGGGYDDRTFCNETARRANDTQPCGISAPPSNTDTGSIAIDLRAWWTSINNSGLPRWYAAIRRAGQTFTVSVQWDDGRTEDDGDRSVTLRASCLGSEMPTAMQEICIMTQL, from the coding sequence ATGAACACCGGTACCCGGGCGCCGCCCGGCCAGCGGACTGCCGGCCACCCGTCGCGGCGGTACCACGGCGGCTTCACACTGGTGGAGGTGCTCATCACGGCGGTCGTGACCATGATCGCGCTCACCGGTCTCGCGACGCTACAGGTGTTGACCCTACGCGCGGCCAATAGTTCGTTGCAACGCTCCCAAGCCACGGCCCTCGCCTACGAGATCATCGACCGGATGCGCCTGAACCGGGGGGCGAGCGGATTGACCGACACCGCCTTAGGCGGCGGCTATGACGACAGGACCTTCTGTAATGAGACCGCCCGCCGCGCCAACGACACCCAGCCCTGCGGAATCAGCGCGCCGCCCAGCAACACAGACACCGGCAGCATTGCCATCGACCTGCGTGCCTGGTGGACCTCGATCAACAATTCCGGACTGCCGAGATGGTACGCTGCCATCCGCCGCGCCGGGCAGACCTTTACCGTATCGGTGCAGTGGGACGATGGCCGTACGGAGGACGACGGTGACCGTTCCGTTACCCTGCGCGCGTCCTGTCTCGGTTCCGAAATGCCGACGGCGATGCAGGAAATCTGCATCATGACGCAACTATGA
- a CDS encoding GspH/FimT family pseudopilin, which yields MKTLRHLRGVSLIELMTTVSALAITLTLGVPTFTSLQATIQRGQASSELLSSFTMARSEAARRAVPVTVCASSDRLTCDTSQTPNWRNGWIVFTDADMDKFVDSGTDNVIQTVHFDHTAFLLTPECISPGCKIAQGVSFQNSGYPDEGDIGRFRYTDDREYQVLTLSYVGRIELTGSGSGSGPS from the coding sequence ATGAAAACATTACGCCACCTGCGCGGTGTCTCCCTGATCGAGCTGATGACCACGGTCAGCGCGCTCGCCATTACTCTGACCCTGGGTGTGCCGACCTTCACCAGTCTCCAAGCGACCATCCAACGCGGTCAGGCAAGTTCGGAACTCCTGTCGTCCTTCACGATGGCCCGGAGCGAAGCGGCCCGCCGAGCGGTCCCGGTGACAGTCTGTGCATCGTCCGATCGGCTGACCTGCGACACCAGTCAGACACCGAATTGGCGCAACGGCTGGATCGTCTTCACGGACGCCGACATGGACAAATTCGTCGACAGCGGCACGGATAACGTGATCCAAACGGTGCATTTCGACCATACCGCCTTCCTCCTCACCCCGGAATGCATCAGCCCCGGCTGCAAGATCGCCCAGGGAGTATCCTTCCAGAACAGCGGCTATCCGGATGAAGGCGACATCGGCCGCTTCCGTTACACCGACGACCGGGAATACCAGGTCCTCACCCTGAGCTATGTCGGGCGGATCGAACTCACCGGCAGTGGCTCCGGCTCCGGACCCTCATGA